Proteins from one Cystobacter ferrugineus genomic window:
- a CDS encoding DUF3320 domain-containing protein: MSTSAPAPTPSPVQVELLTAPTLTFAMEQSGVPLIRDVLLRNTSDTALGPTVLEVRLEPDLGEPLRVPVPPLPAGEETNLGVVDPRLPPGRLRSVLETERAQLRWTLRREDTTLAEGASDVEVLPYNHWPGARAPLGLLATFVTPNHPVIPELLHDVRRLLEQALGDGALCGYQKREPLHVHTQVAALYEAVQALGLGYRESPPSFEERGQKVRLPDQLLHERAGCCLDLTLFFASALEAMGLHPLLVLIEGHAFPAVWLIDERFPEGLVEDAARLRNLIALGHLLPFDSSTAVDTSRPMLDQAITVAKEHLQDDARFTAALDVRVLRLDRYRPLPLRAVETPTPQLAASPGEARIRTLLERAATTPPTTEDKPASAQVVSRFSKWKEKLLDLTLRNKLLNFRLDTQGALPLHVPDLASFEDLFSSGDSYELLPAPEEDPRDGRTAKLQRARGTEEEVAARRLEDLGKGRLHSPLREAELWNRARNLDRTSRTDLEEGGAQTLYLGIGMLRWLAEGDPTPRLAPLLLYPVAFRLDRDRQRLSLTRLPEEPLGNVTLAEKLRRDFGLDASFLTQLEPDEKGLDVAGMLRAMRSAIQSRPGWEVLDEAHVGLFTFTKFLMWKDLEDNESVLLSNPLVRHIAAAGTSAPPVQGREFHPEQLDAELPATELPCVVNADSTQMAAVASALSGRSFVLQGPPGTGKSQTITNLIAAALARGKSVLFVSEKMAALDVVHRRLEDVGLGDFCLELHSHKSNKKEVLASFGRAYERTRRTPEPPWQARSRELTTTREDLNAYVRALHHPWPLGLSLYGATSRLLFLRDAPEVRLSLPAPQELTEARFREARAEVESLASTLRAVQALGEHPWGAVRGLTWSNALEEQLERALDEARAALDGVEKTAAPLAASLALEVPTSTQALRSLLELGEVLASGPVPAVALLDDAWPEVARRTQEHALALREQSSRESQLASRWKPELFTLELPSLHALFLKWARAFFLFALFFLWSARKQLAALATRGLPGNPEIEKDLSTALEVVKSRPVLTAQARSLSGVLNGVPPELMESPEALESLGQRVLQVRALRETLGVKRVQLPSDATSREVLATQALALRTALGRLAQAEESLAGLLQTRPWEPLTSPRHRESLRQQVDTWKAGLRGLRPWCLYQAQAEKLRSLGHGRFVDAVEDQGLPADSLERAFERAVLSAWTRALRDAEPVLRDFEGGTHSGRIERFRRLDGEHVQLSRQHVIASLEQKLPTGLAAAADSSEPGILARELRKKARHMALRKLLASIPQLSRRLKPCFLMSPLSVAQYLPADGRRFDLLVFDEASQIGTHDAIGAIARADQVIVVGDSKQLPPTTFFTRGEDTEAVPDENDVLELESILEEALAKQLPQQMLGWHYRSRHDSLIDFSNRQYYEGRLHVFPAARARVEDLGVKWHPVPDGVYQSRTSGKTAAINPREARVLVDELVQTLRRHAPHERTFGVVTFSVVQQQLILELLDAERARFPEIESHFSSAEPVFVKNLENVQGDERDEIFFSICYAKDDTGKLRMHFGPLSRAGGERRLNVAITRARCCLRVFSTLTYDQIDLTRTGAVGARHLREFLRKAAETAAAVGHAAERKPEGALEAEVAEALRSLGHTVHADVGSGGYRVDLAVAHPERPGEYVLGVECDGPHYRSAASARDRDRLRAEVLQGLGWRLHRVWSSDWATNREARVKALETAVRDALEASNQPAAPPPATLAPVAEVAPTEEAPPEPPALQDESRAVRPYVPTKLPSVKAGTDFFAPTAAARLREQIHLVLEQEGPVHEELLARRLLEAWGLQKLTPRVRQRIEEQVAELTKRGAVIERGEFLWSGTNGPERYTDFRGAHPEREAAQLPAEEVANAAAWVLSQALSLGQEDLLRATGKLFGVQRLTRTVLPVLQGGLELLASQGRCVVEDERVVWKG, encoded by the coding sequence ATGTCGACTTCCGCACCCGCCCCGACGCCGTCCCCGGTCCAGGTCGAACTGCTCACCGCGCCCACGCTCACCTTCGCCATGGAGCAGAGCGGCGTGCCCCTCATCCGGGACGTGCTCCTGCGCAACACGAGTGACACGGCGCTCGGGCCCACCGTGCTCGAGGTGCGGCTGGAGCCGGACCTGGGCGAGCCCCTCCGGGTGCCCGTCCCTCCGCTGCCTGCGGGAGAGGAAACGAACCTCGGGGTGGTGGACCCACGCCTGCCCCCGGGGCGGCTGCGCTCCGTCCTCGAGACCGAGCGCGCCCAACTGCGCTGGACGCTGCGCCGGGAGGACACGACGCTCGCCGAGGGCGCCTCGGACGTGGAGGTGCTGCCCTACAACCACTGGCCCGGGGCGCGCGCGCCGCTGGGGCTGCTGGCCACCTTCGTCACGCCCAACCACCCCGTCATCCCCGAGCTGCTCCACGACGTGCGGCGGCTCCTGGAGCAGGCACTGGGTGACGGGGCCCTGTGTGGCTACCAGAAGCGGGAGCCGCTGCACGTGCACACCCAGGTGGCGGCCCTCTACGAGGCGGTGCAGGCCCTGGGACTCGGCTACCGGGAGAGCCCCCCGAGCTTCGAGGAGCGGGGCCAGAAGGTGCGCCTGCCGGATCAGCTCCTGCACGAGCGCGCGGGGTGCTGCCTGGACCTGACGCTCTTCTTCGCCTCGGCCCTGGAGGCCATGGGCCTGCACCCGCTGCTCGTCCTCATCGAGGGCCATGCCTTTCCGGCGGTGTGGCTCATCGACGAGCGCTTCCCCGAGGGACTCGTCGAGGATGCCGCGCGCCTGCGCAACCTCATCGCGCTCGGCCACCTGCTGCCCTTCGACTCCTCCACGGCCGTGGACACGAGCCGGCCCATGCTCGACCAGGCCATCACCGTGGCCAAGGAGCACCTCCAGGACGACGCGCGCTTCACCGCCGCGCTCGACGTGCGGGTACTCCGGCTGGACCGCTACCGGCCCCTGCCCCTGCGCGCCGTGGAGACCCCCACTCCCCAGCTCGCGGCCTCCCCCGGGGAGGCCCGCATCCGCACCCTGCTCGAGCGCGCCGCCACCACTCCGCCCACCACCGAGGACAAGCCCGCCTCCGCCCAGGTCGTCTCGCGCTTCAGCAAGTGGAAGGAGAAGCTGCTCGACCTCACCCTGCGCAACAAGCTGCTCAACTTCCGGCTCGACACCCAGGGCGCCCTGCCGCTGCACGTGCCGGACCTCGCGAGCTTCGAGGACCTGTTCTCCAGCGGCGATTCCTACGAGCTGCTGCCCGCCCCCGAGGAGGATCCCCGGGACGGACGCACGGCGAAGTTGCAGCGCGCCCGGGGCACCGAGGAGGAAGTCGCCGCGCGCCGCCTGGAGGACCTGGGCAAGGGGCGGCTCCACTCGCCCCTGCGCGAGGCCGAGCTGTGGAACCGCGCGCGCAACCTGGACCGCACCTCGCGCACGGACCTGGAGGAAGGTGGAGCCCAGACGCTCTACCTGGGCATCGGCATGCTGCGCTGGCTGGCGGAAGGGGACCCGACGCCGCGGCTCGCCCCGCTGCTGCTCTACCCCGTGGCCTTCCGGCTCGACCGCGACCGCCAGCGGCTGAGCCTCACGCGCCTGCCCGAGGAGCCGCTGGGCAACGTGACGCTCGCGGAGAAGCTGCGGCGCGACTTCGGCCTCGACGCGAGCTTCCTCACCCAGCTCGAGCCCGACGAGAAGGGCCTGGACGTTGCGGGCATGCTGCGCGCCATGCGCTCGGCCATCCAGAGCCGGCCCGGCTGGGAGGTGCTGGACGAGGCGCACGTGGGCCTCTTCACCTTCACCAAGTTCCTCATGTGGAAGGACCTGGAGGACAACGAGTCCGTCCTGCTCTCCAACCCGCTCGTGCGCCACATCGCCGCCGCGGGCACCTCGGCGCCGCCGGTGCAGGGGCGCGAGTTCCACCCCGAGCAGCTCGACGCCGAGCTGCCCGCCACCGAGCTGCCCTGCGTCGTCAACGCGGACTCCACGCAGATGGCCGCCGTGGCCTCGGCGCTCTCGGGGCGCTCCTTCGTCCTCCAGGGCCCTCCCGGCACCGGCAAGTCGCAGACCATCACCAACCTCATCGCCGCCGCGCTCGCCCGGGGCAAGAGCGTGCTCTTCGTCTCCGAGAAGATGGCCGCCCTGGACGTCGTCCACCGCCGCCTCGAGGACGTGGGACTCGGCGACTTCTGCCTGGAGCTGCACAGCCACAAGAGCAACAAGAAGGAGGTGCTCGCCTCCTTCGGCCGCGCCTACGAGCGCACCCGGCGCACGCCCGAGCCGCCCTGGCAGGCGCGCTCGCGCGAGCTCACCACCACGCGCGAGGACCTCAACGCCTACGTGCGCGCGCTGCACCACCCCTGGCCGCTCGGCCTGAGCCTCTATGGCGCCACCAGCCGGCTGCTCTTCCTGCGCGATGCCCCCGAGGTGCGCCTGTCCCTGCCCGCCCCCCAGGAGCTGACCGAGGCGCGCTTCCGCGAGGCCCGCGCCGAGGTGGAGTCCCTGGCCAGCACACTGCGCGCCGTGCAGGCGCTCGGGGAGCACCCCTGGGGCGCCGTGCGCGGCCTCACCTGGTCCAACGCGCTGGAGGAGCAGCTCGAGCGCGCCCTGGACGAGGCCCGTGCCGCGCTCGACGGCGTGGAGAAGACGGCCGCGCCGCTCGCCGCGTCCCTGGCCCTGGAGGTGCCCACCTCCACCCAGGCGCTGCGTTCGCTGCTCGAGCTCGGGGAGGTGCTCGCCAGCGGGCCCGTGCCCGCCGTGGCCCTGCTCGATGACGCCTGGCCCGAGGTGGCGCGGCGCACCCAGGAGCACGCCCTCGCCCTGCGCGAGCAGTCGTCGCGCGAGAGCCAGCTCGCCTCCCGGTGGAAGCCCGAGCTGTTCACCCTGGAGCTGCCCTCCCTGCACGCCCTCTTCCTCAAGTGGGCCCGGGCCTTCTTCCTCTTCGCCCTCTTCTTCCTGTGGAGCGCGCGCAAGCAACTGGCGGCGCTCGCCACGCGTGGACTGCCCGGCAACCCGGAGATCGAAAAGGACCTGTCCACCGCGCTCGAGGTCGTGAAGAGCCGGCCGGTGCTCACCGCCCAGGCCCGCTCGCTCTCGGGCGTGCTGAACGGCGTGCCCCCCGAGCTCATGGAGAGCCCCGAGGCGCTCGAGTCCCTCGGCCAGCGCGTGCTCCAGGTGCGCGCGCTGCGCGAGACGCTCGGCGTGAAGCGCGTGCAACTGCCCTCGGACGCAACGTCCCGCGAGGTGCTGGCCACCCAGGCCCTGGCGCTGCGCACCGCCCTGGGGAGGCTCGCCCAGGCCGAGGAGTCCCTCGCCGGACTGCTCCAGACACGCCCCTGGGAGCCCCTCACCTCGCCCCGCCACCGCGAGTCGCTCCGCCAGCAGGTGGACACGTGGAAGGCGGGCCTGCGCGGCCTGCGGCCCTGGTGTCTGTACCAGGCCCAGGCCGAGAAGCTCCGGTCGCTCGGCCATGGACGGTTCGTGGACGCGGTGGAGGACCAGGGCCTGCCCGCCGATTCCCTGGAGCGTGCCTTCGAGCGCGCGGTGCTCTCGGCCTGGACGCGGGCGCTGCGCGACGCGGAGCCCGTGCTGCGCGACTTCGAGGGTGGCACCCACTCGGGGCGCATCGAGCGCTTCCGCCGGCTCGACGGGGAGCACGTGCAGTTGTCCCGCCAGCACGTCATCGCCTCGCTGGAGCAGAAGCTGCCCACGGGGCTCGCCGCCGCCGCCGACAGCTCCGAGCCCGGCATCCTCGCCCGCGAGCTGCGCAAGAAGGCGCGGCACATGGCGCTGCGCAAGCTGCTCGCCTCCATTCCCCAGCTCTCGCGGCGGCTCAAACCCTGCTTCCTCATGAGCCCCCTGTCCGTCGCCCAGTACCTCCCGGCGGACGGGCGGCGCTTCGATCTGCTCGTCTTCGACGAGGCGTCGCAGATCGGCACCCATGACGCCATTGGCGCCATCGCCCGGGCCGATCAGGTCATCGTGGTGGGCGACTCGAAGCAGCTCCCGCCCACCACGTTCTTCACCCGCGGCGAGGACACCGAGGCCGTCCCCGACGAGAACGACGTGCTGGAGCTGGAGAGCATCCTGGAGGAGGCGCTCGCCAAGCAGTTGCCGCAACAGATGCTCGGCTGGCACTACCGCAGCCGCCACGACAGCCTCATCGACTTCAGCAACCGGCAGTACTACGAGGGCCGCCTGCACGTGTTCCCCGCCGCCCGGGCGCGCGTGGAGGACCTGGGCGTCAAGTGGCACCCCGTGCCCGACGGCGTCTACCAGTCGCGCACGAGTGGCAAGACGGCCGCCATCAATCCCCGCGAGGCGCGGGTGCTGGTGGACGAGCTGGTCCAGACGCTGCGCCGCCATGCGCCGCACGAGCGCACCTTCGGGGTGGTCACCTTCAGCGTGGTGCAGCAGCAGCTCATCCTGGAGCTGCTCGACGCCGAGCGCGCGCGCTTCCCGGAAATCGAATCCCACTTCAGCTCGGCCGAGCCGGTGTTCGTGAAGAACCTGGAGAACGTGCAGGGCGACGAGCGGGACGAGATCTTCTTCAGCATCTGCTACGCGAAGGACGACACGGGCAAGCTGCGCATGCACTTCGGCCCGCTGAGCCGGGCGGGTGGCGAGCGGCGGCTGAACGTGGCCATCACCCGCGCGCGCTGCTGCCTGCGGGTGTTCTCCACGCTGACGTACGACCAGATCGATCTCACGCGCACAGGGGCGGTGGGAGCGCGCCACCTGCGCGAGTTCCTGCGCAAGGCGGCGGAGACGGCGGCCGCGGTGGGCCATGCGGCCGAGCGCAAACCCGAGGGCGCGCTGGAGGCCGAGGTGGCCGAGGCGCTGCGGAGCCTCGGCCACACGGTGCACGCGGACGTGGGCAGCGGGGGCTACCGGGTGGACCTCGCGGTGGCGCACCCCGAGCGGCCGGGCGAGTACGTGCTGGGAGTGGAGTGTGATGGGCCGCACTACCGCTCGGCGGCGAGCGCGCGGGACCGGGACAGGCTGCGCGCGGAGGTGCTCCAGGGGCTCGGCTGGCGGCTGCACCGCGTGTGGTCCTCCGACTGGGCCACCAACCGCGAGGCGCGGGTGAAGGCACTGGAGACGGCGGTGCGCGACGCGCTGGAGGCGAGCAACCAGCCCGCCGCGCCCCCTCCCGCCACGCTGGCCCCGGTGGCCGAGGTGGCCCCCACCGAGGAGGCGCCGCCCGAGCCGCCGGCGCTCCAGGACGAGTCCCGGGCCGTGCGGCCCTACGTGCCCACGAAGCTGCCGTCGGTGAAGGCGGGCACGGACTTCTTCGCGCCCACGGCGGCCGCGCGCCTGCGCGAGCAGATCCACCTCGTCTTGGAGCAGGAGGGGCCGGTGCACGAGGAGCTGCTCGCGCGGCGGCTCTTGGAGGCCTGGGGGCTGCAGAAGCTGACGCCCCGGGTGCGCCAGCGCATCGAGGAGCAGGTGGCGGAGCTGACGAAGCGGGGGGCGGTGATCGAACGGGGCGAGTTCCTCTGGTCGGGAACGAACGGTCCCGAGCGCTACACGGACTTCCGCGGAGCGCACCCGGAGCGCGAGGCGGCGCAACTGCCCGCCGAGGAGGTGGCCAACGCGGCGGCCTGGGTGCTGTCCCAGGCGCTGTCACTCGGCCAGGAGGATCTGCTGCGCGCGACGGGCAAGCTCTTCGGGGTGCAGCGGCTCACGCGCACGGTGCTGCCGGTGTTGCAGGGGGGCCTGGAGCTGCTCGCGAGCCAGGGCCGCTGCGTGGTGGAGGACGAGCGCGTGGTGTGGAAGGGTTAG
- a CDS encoding glycoside hydrolase family 3 N-terminal domain-containing protein, with protein sequence MPAVPAFLLTLLLATGATPPRPLPFSERAPDEARVERVLRSLSLRDKVGQLLLAYPQVGKDTPVEVGGVLFVGGTLRKPDAAKERIRSSRERARVPPFFAVDIEGGGFNRLSRHAALKELPLARDLASLEDAQVEDWGRRVGEAMRQVGLNMNLAPVFDVAPSGHMFRNGRAFSGESEVVQRKATAFARGLSRAGVVSIGKHFPGYGDLDADSDHVHALADWSQERVRREASAFRAADQFLGGVMMSNIVYTAFGPAPAILEPSLVSLAHEGGGLSVTDDVAIQALATHLGTTREEVVRRAFLAGNDLILTTEPPDWSGGLDYFGILTELVGTDPERLGRLDAAVRRVLRLKDRMGLLDGR encoded by the coding sequence ATGCCCGCCGTCCCGGCCTTCCTGCTGACCCTGCTCCTGGCCACCGGAGCCACGCCCCCTCGCCCCCTCCCCTTCTCCGAGCGCGCGCCCGATGAGGCTCGCGTGGAGCGCGTGCTGCGCTCCCTGTCGCTCCGGGACAAGGTGGGGCAGTTGCTCCTCGCCTACCCCCAGGTGGGCAAGGACACCCCCGTCGAGGTGGGTGGCGTGCTGTTCGTGGGCGGCACCCTGCGCAAGCCCGACGCGGCCAAGGAGCGCATCCGCTCGTCCCGGGAGCGCGCCCGCGTGCCCCCCTTCTTCGCCGTGGACATCGAGGGGGGCGGCTTCAACCGGCTCTCCCGGCACGCCGCGCTCAAGGAGCTTCCCCTCGCCCGGGACCTGGCCTCCCTGGAGGATGCCCAGGTGGAAGACTGGGGCCGCCGCGTGGGCGAGGCCATGCGGCAGGTGGGCCTCAACATGAACCTGGCCCCCGTGTTCGACGTGGCCCCCTCCGGGCACATGTTCCGCAACGGGCGCGCCTTCTCCGGCGAGTCCGAGGTCGTCCAGCGCAAGGCCACCGCCTTCGCCCGCGGTCTCTCCCGCGCGGGCGTGGTCTCCATCGGCAAGCACTTCCCGGGCTATGGGGACCTCGACGCGGACTCGGACCATGTGCACGCCCTCGCTGACTGGAGCCAGGAGCGCGTGCGCCGTGAGGCCTCGGCGTTCCGCGCCGCGGACCAGTTCCTCGGCGGGGTGATGATGTCCAACATCGTCTACACGGCGTTCGGCCCGGCCCCCGCCATCCTCGAGCCCTCGCTCGTCTCGCTGGCCCACGAGGGGGGAGGCCTCTCGGTGACCGACGACGTGGCCATCCAGGCCCTGGCCACGCACCTGGGCACCACCCGCGAGGAGGTGGTACGGCGGGCCTTCCTCGCGGGCAACGATCTCATCCTCACCACCGAGCCCCCCGACTGGTCCGGCGGCCTGGATTACTTCGGCATCCTCACGGAGCTGGTGGGGACGGACCCCGAGCGGCTCGGACGCCTGGACGCGGCGGTGCGGCGGGTGCTGCGTCTCAAGGACCGGATGGGGCTCTTGGACGGACGCTGA
- a CDS encoding VOC family protein — MLQLRVCIDVDDLDRALAFYTQALGLTPGRRRGSDWVELLGASSPIDLLARSPGSPPYPGASSTRDYRRHWTPVHLDFTVTDLDAAVLRAQAAGATLDTGIQTFPWGRMANLADPFGHGFCLLEFHGRGYDALADP; from the coding sequence ATGCTCCAACTGCGTGTCTGCATCGATGTCGACGATCTCGACCGGGCCCTCGCCTTCTACACCCAGGCCCTGGGTCTGACGCCGGGCCGCCGCCGGGGCTCCGACTGGGTCGAGCTGCTCGGGGCCTCCTCCCCCATCGACCTGCTCGCCAGGTCCCCCGGAAGCCCGCCCTACCCGGGCGCGTCCTCCACGCGCGACTACCGCCGCCACTGGACCCCCGTCCACCTGGACTTCACCGTCACCGACCTCGACGCCGCCGTGCTCCGCGCCCAGGCCGCCGGAGCCACTCTCGACACCGGCATCCAGACGTTCCCCTGGGGCCGCATGGCCAACCTCGCGGACCCCTTCGGCCATGGCTTCTGTCTCCTGGAGTTCCACGGCCGGGGCTATGACGCGCTCGCCGACCCCTGA
- a CDS encoding serine/threonine-protein kinase translates to MQQVGKYQLIRKLATGGMAEVYLAKAAGPMGFEKTLVLKRILPHLAEEPTFVEMFLSEAKLAARLTHPHIVQIFDFGEADGAYFLAMEYIDGPSLRALIKRAAAQGLALPPTLCARMVSHACEGLAFAHDFTDPDTGNPLGLIHRDISPDNILLTRQGAAKVVDFGIAKAADQGHRTASGVIKGKISYMPPEQLRAEELDRRVDVYALGVVLYELLTARKPHQSTSDVGLMQSILYEPAVPALTHRPDLPEALRHILSRALSKEREQRYPDCLAFQSDLEDYILSEGKPVTAQQVAQLITHVSSADLPSLHPVTPTPHGSQAPGTPTHTPHPARLGLEQHDTSIDVAPTMPSPRSVPTKVETPQPRHLGASLLATMAPPRDNLPPGTQSHTALLEPESEPRAQTPRPLSTPVQPLPAAKSSASKAMGARQETAPDKSRGAGRWVLGTCVAALLLGGGGVLLWKTNSPPVPRNPPAVATRPEVPPAPASTPPRQSAPPAADPALSPEAENKPAPAVAATPPDGNQEASAEQHPTAPEPIAERDVPPPARPAAQVSKRATPRAKSTAKGTLELRIRPYATVYVDGKKVGETPLPPLELPVGRHIVRLVNEEAGEKKFDVEIEPNKPYPLKFNFLD, encoded by the coding sequence ATGCAGCAGGTCGGCAAGTACCAACTCATCCGCAAGCTCGCCACGGGCGGCATGGCCGAGGTGTATCTCGCCAAGGCCGCCGGACCCATGGGCTTCGAGAAGACCCTGGTGCTCAAGCGCATCCTGCCCCACCTCGCCGAGGAGCCCACCTTCGTGGAGATGTTCCTCTCCGAGGCGAAGCTCGCCGCCCGGCTCACCCACCCGCACATCGTGCAGATCTTCGACTTCGGCGAGGCGGACGGCGCGTACTTCCTCGCCATGGAGTACATCGACGGCCCCAGCCTGCGCGCGCTCATCAAGCGCGCCGCGGCCCAGGGCCTGGCGCTGCCACCCACCCTGTGCGCGCGCATGGTCTCCCACGCGTGCGAGGGGCTCGCCTTCGCCCACGACTTCACCGACCCGGACACGGGCAACCCCCTGGGGCTCATCCACCGCGACATCAGCCCGGACAACATCCTGTTGACGCGGCAGGGAGCGGCGAAGGTGGTGGACTTCGGCATCGCCAAGGCGGCGGACCAGGGGCACCGCACGGCCAGCGGCGTCATCAAGGGGAAGATCTCGTACATGCCGCCCGAGCAGCTACGCGCCGAGGAGCTGGACCGGCGGGTGGACGTGTACGCGCTCGGGGTGGTGCTCTACGAGCTGCTCACGGCGCGCAAGCCCCACCAGTCGACCTCCGATGTCGGCCTGATGCAATCCATCCTCTACGAGCCCGCGGTGCCCGCGCTCACGCACCGGCCGGACCTGCCCGAGGCCCTGCGCCACATCCTCTCCCGGGCGCTCTCGAAGGAGCGCGAACAGCGCTATCCGGACTGCCTCGCGTTCCAGTCGGACCTGGAGGACTACATCCTCTCGGAGGGCAAGCCCGTGACGGCGCAGCAGGTGGCCCAGCTCATCACCCATGTGTCGAGCGCCGACCTGCCCTCGCTCCATCCCGTCACCCCGACCCCGCATGGGTCCCAGGCGCCCGGTACGCCGACCCACACGCCGCACCCCGCCCGGCTGGGCCTCGAGCAACACGACACCTCCATCGACGTGGCGCCCACCATGCCGTCTCCCCGGTCGGTCCCCACCAAGGTGGAGACCCCCCAGCCGAGGCATCTCGGGGCATCCCTGCTCGCGACCATGGCGCCGCCTCGGGACAACCTCCCCCCCGGGACGCAGAGCCACACGGCGCTCCTCGAGCCGGAGAGCGAGCCACGGGCCCAGACCCCCCGCCCGCTGAGCACCCCGGTGCAGCCGCTCCCGGCGGCGAAGTCCTCCGCCTCCAAGGCGATGGGTGCACGACAGGAGACGGCGCCCGACAAGTCCCGCGGTGCGGGCCGCTGGGTCCTCGGGACGTGCGTGGCCGCGCTGCTGCTCGGCGGAGGGGGCGTCCTCCTCTGGAAGACGAACTCTCCCCCGGTGCCGCGGAACCCGCCCGCCGTGGCCACGCGTCCCGAAGTGCCCCCCGCCCCGGCGTCGACGCCTCCGCGACAGTCCGCTCCACCAGCAGCCGACCCCGCCCTGTCGCCCGAGGCGGAGAACAAGCCGGCACCCGCCGTGGCGGCGACCCCGCCTGATGGGAACCAGGAGGCGTCGGCCGAGCAGCACCCCACCGCTCCGGAGCCCATCGCGGAGAGGGACGTGCCTCCCCCCGCCAGGCCCGCGGCGCAGGTCTCCAAGCGCGCCACGCCTCGCGCGAAGTCCACCGCGAAGGGCACCCTGGAGCTCCGCATCCGGCCCTACGCCACCGTCTATGTGGATGGGAAGAAGGTGGGCGAAACGCCCCTGCCGCCCCTTGAGCTGCCAGTGGGGCGCCACATCGTGAGGCTCGTCAACGAGGAGGCCGGAGAGAAGAAGTTCGACGTCGAGATCGAACCCAACAAGCCCTACCCCCTCAAGTTCAACTTCCTCGATTAG